A single Anopheles funestus chromosome 2RL, idAnoFuneDA-416_04, whole genome shotgun sequence DNA region contains:
- the LOC125764802 gene encoding uncharacterized protein LOC125764802: MSTALKYWFHIGSFFETIQPNIRALKLFGSFPFTIVRTAEVTGRTGSNTNTTTTTTTTTTGDCAPLKTLKSEVKFMDVVIFVLWQTFFLQMLYASWPKAFFELPVSHIMAIVTLLLYLLGGINCSISAVMVLVFRKRFIRMMQLVEDADHLLMSNATSVPDNSPWLHAFVYYYTIRTAHVTCVTSFICGLYGFRERLLTLNKQLRFYFLEIPSTDRVTRFDEIMNRMQGFIEIYSNLCDAIRLYCTIFVWQPLIFCASLIIAAIFATLSIWHIFTNTAPLIVGMVMIYSIVTLLYGTLFLLLVKLGHDLKREGKQTAVLVHKAINQSSKTPALVERLLLFSHHLQHQRPVVSCGLFNFDWTLALSIISAIATYSVILIQFELGVPRFFINGILQHSTENIANNT; this comes from the exons ATGTCAACAGCGTTAAAATATTGGTTTCATATCGGAAGTTTCTTCGAAACAATCCAACCGAACATACGCGCACTGAAGCTGTTCGGTTCGTTCCCGTTCACCATTGTTCGAACCGCCGAAGTTACGGGTCGTACCGGTTcaaacaccaacaccaccaccaccaccaccaccaccaccaccggtgaCTGTGCACCCTTGAAGACGCTCAAATCGGAAGTTAAATTTATGGATGTAGTCATTTTTGTACTGTGGCAAacgtttttccttcaaatgcTGTACGCGTCCTGGCCGAAGGCATTCTTCGAGTTGCCCGTTTCACACATCATGGCCATCGTTACCCTGCTGCTGTATCTGCTCGGTGGTATTAATTGTTCCATTTCGGCCGTGATGGTGCTAGTGTTTCGTAAAAGGTTCATCCGTATGATGCAGCTGGTCGAGGATGCGGATCACTTA TTAATGAGCAATGCTACATCCGTTCCGGATAATTCACCCTGGCTGCATGCATTCGTGTACTACTACACCATAAGAACCGCACACGTAACCTGCGTGACGTCGTTCATTTGTGGTCTGTATGGGTTTCGCGAGCGACTTCTTACCCTCAACAAACAGCTGCG GTTCTATTTCCTGGAGATACCTTCCACAGACCGAGTGACTCGGTTCGATGAAATAATGAATCGAATGCAAGGATTTATCGAAATCTACAGCAATTTGTGTGATGCCATACGATTGTACTGCACGATTTTCGTGTGGCAG CCCCTCATCTTTTGTGCCTCGTTAATAATAGCAGCAATTTTTGCCACCCTATCCATCTGGCACATATTTACCAACACAGCACCACTGATAGTGGGCATGGTTATGATTTACTCGATAGTCACCCTGCTGTACGGTACGCTCTTCCTGCTGCTCGTCAAACTGGGCCACGATCTGAAGCGGGAG GGCAAGCAAACGGCCGTTCTCGTCCATAAggcaataaatcaatcatCTAAGACACCGGCCCTGGTGGAACGG CTCCTACTATTTTCGCATCATCTTCAACATCAGCGTCCGGTTGTGTCGTGTGGTTTGTTTAACTTCGACTGGACATTAGCACTTTCG aTTATTTCCGCCATTGCGACGTACAGTGTCATATTGATTCAGTTTGAACTGGGAGTGCCAAGATTCTTCATCAATGGAATATTGCAGCATAGTAcggaaaatattgcaaataacACTTAA
- the LOC125765498 gene encoding uncharacterized protein LOC125765498 — MKVTTGHQELFGSLWRFPKRDVFDCVPLHYLILKMSGMGCITPRAGIRNGSTMTTVLDVGLFVCNLLVAVSMMVYGTFMAQRHLQSPIMFIGLKLVNFTCYASTIYGLISCFINRHEIWKFYNEAYAVDGMLETLGERTNFSRSFVVFLIYYGAAMGTCMLVIGFMYRANLPFMLLLNLGYSYFSLTTFHIVSLTCVDVVWARNARLNKAFGKQFSLEGSIADGPTLTVYGPKQMVVLRQIMQTFDSISDLADKGSFYYGIQVCSQWSCLRWRNLTPYCGVFRFRLWLMLRVRSCIYCSTHLPSRWSSGPCCRSRVCSMLGQ, encoded by the coding sequence ATGAAAGTGACGACCGGACATCAGGAGCTTTTCGGATCGCTGTGGCGTTTTCCCAAGCGCGACGTCTTCGATTGTGTACCGCTGCATTACCTCATACTCAAGATGAGCGGCATGGGATGCATAACGCCGCGGGCCGGTATTCGTAACGGGTCCACCATGACGACGGTACTGGATGTTGGGCTGTTTGTGTGTAACCTTCTGGTGGCCGTGAGCATGATGGTTTATGGGACGTTCATGGCGCAGCGACACTTACAGTCACCCATCATGTTCATCGGATTGAAGCTGGTCAATTTCACCTGTTACGCGTCAACCATCTACGGTTTGATCAGCTGCTTTATTAATCGGCACGAGATCTGGAAATTCTACAACGAAGCATACGCCGTGGACGGAATGCTGGAGACACTTGGGGAACGTACCAACTTTAGCCGCAGCTTCGTAGTGTTCCTCATCTACTATGGAGCGGCCATGGGCACTTGCATGCTGGTGATCGGCTTTATGTACCGCGCAAACCTGCCCTTCATGTTGCTGCTGAATCTGGGCTATTCGTACTTTAGTCTCACAACTTTCCACATCGTCAGTCTAACGTGTGTGGACGTGGTTTGGGCACGGAACGCCCGTTTAAACAAGGCATTTGGGAAACAGTTTTCGCTGGAGGGTAGCATTGCCGATGGACCAACGTTGACAGTGTATGGGCCGAAGCAGATGGTGGTGCTGCGCCAAATAATGCAAACATTTGATAGTATTAGTGATCTGGCTGATAAGGGTAGCTTTTACTATGGCATCCAGGTATGCAGCCAATGGTCGTGTTTAAGATGGCGCAACCTAACGCCATATTGTGGTGTCTTTCGTTTCAGATTATGGTTAATGTTGCGGGTTCGTTCGTGTATTTACTGTTCTACACATTTGCCTTCACGTTGGTCATCCGGTCCGTGCTGCCGTTCGAGAGTGTGTTCGATGCTGGGCCAATAA